A genomic segment from Pseudopipra pipra isolate bDixPip1 chromosome 14, bDixPip1.hap1, whole genome shotgun sequence encodes:
- the PIEZO1 gene encoding piezo-type mechanosensitive ion channel component 1 isoform X2 produces MQLRVFLAGLYWLVLPLSLLAACIFRFNVFSLVYLLFLLILPWFSGPKRGSATGHAGCILKCLLATSSLFVLAHLVFQIGVYTIPAWNWLREPNCSSWEVLFEHIGVTRLYSSDIPNVVRLVAPDFGILLISVISLCLCRLMPKTYPASYSQRPEFLGFPELREENASRHRCAAHASRPLRKRLLRKAHWLLWEAGKVLANLLLALAGITLPSASSSIYYLFFLGLCLWWACHLPTSRQAFNILYVLVGVYSSSHLLCLYVYQTPFVQKIFPPSTIWARLFGFKDIILYHNCSQTNTLELNTSHPWPVYANPGILLLLCYAAATVVKLRWRYSSRAMSLPELPARVQMELGNWPRHTDSMAEDTDSVAEDTGGIAELTGGTAEDTGGVAGDTSGMAEVTEPMLSSRSEGPNVDTENCTVHIMNSQECKKPTVEWLPLRILTFFIMRQSYICALISMLVWSITYHSWLTFVLLLWSCLIWTVRNRRNFAMLCSPFILLYGIALCSLNYVWSMDLVHELPTYAGFMSLHQLGLMHHRHPFFVLGAKLLLILPFWPLLRQFIEEKVLKRPLTTKVPKMSLSESEVNHARDMLKTLGSVLLNFFAKFWICVCGGMFIVVSFIGRLVVYKIVYMLLFLLCLILFQVYYSLWRKVLKGFWWLVVAYTMLVLIASYTYQFEDFPMYWRNLTGLTDNQLKDMGLEQFSVSELFYNILILGFFLLACILQLHYFHEHFMHITDLQYAHQPNVSIFSIPGLTKARAAADSEGARTSISRESLATNKWKLVLERLAVLGQTFSNMLTRVEVFVRRLLELHILKLVALYTVWVALEEVSVMNFLLVLLWTLAMPYCRFRRMASCLSTVWTCVIIVCKMLYQLEIVEPREYSSNCTQPLLNATNLSREEMGNSTLYRGPVDPANWFGVRKGFPNLGYVKNHLQVLLLLVFEAVVYRRQQYHRVQHRETIPITETIFPQPKSNENKDKDTNTGRDTDTGGDTDRDTDMGRDMDRDTDMGRDTNMGRDRDRDMDMDTDRDTGRDTDREKDTGRNTNTDKKLDRDRNLVSCAKYLVNYFYYKFGLEICFLMMVTVIGQRMNFLVILHGCWLVVMMTLRRRAAIARLWPKYCLFLVIFFLYQYLLCVGMPPALCRDYPWRWNVPMNSALIKWLYLPDFVMPPKATNLINDFLLLLCAAQQWRVFEAERSKDWQEAAGDNKERFDHEKDPYNPEENFLLCRCYLDMVKVVIFRHLFWFVLVVIFITGSNRISLFGLGYLLACFYLLLFGTAMLCKPTRPRLVVWDCLILYNITVIISKNMLSLLSCVFVHQMQNNFCWVIQLFSLVCTVTGYYDPKEMGKDLDCSLPVEEAGIILDSICFFFLLVQRRIFLSSYYVHVLWDLRASTLQPSRGVVLFQASITKNLHAHQRAERKSLAQLKRQMERIRAKQDKYRQEQLSRSITEEQDEAGTVLHSGEYYLFESDSEEEEEEVPEELQSGRQGPFQLIHQAMTTNTKTVLRQQKRREQPRAEGAAGDRGRREAESEAEEPEHEEEVTVTGSGLSAEQSNVLHRALNMLRFLWLLCQAVVDGLTQWMEDCTREYLDMFNILYVERYKIAVRLASGQKMNEEILDEMYIEQSLEQIPEQPLEQLPEQLPEGPPEGPPEELSPCRSLTTDSQNGAAARQVQRDSPREQLAVPQTVGLALPEGSQEQLMSEGSQEDVAGSQQRLSVLLNRRRTAGELLLIRKPITPPLKEAELFYQSHNRFLKLLLAGYHCVTAHSELVCYFIIILNNIVSASIISLFLPILIFLWAMLSIPRPTKRFWMTAIIFTEVMLLVKYLFQFGFFPWNSYTTLLRNEGKPFFPPRILGLEKSTRYLKYDLFQLLALFFHRSLLQGYGLWDYDEDSVSKMKMEAKWAEEEEKWEEAAPPSLMVSEEGMEASEEPGAPGSNMRSESEGDAMEQEEGSEAMELRCRKKTSQGRKTPERGSTSSLLSQGRQGWHRHSMALLDPNCSVCLALLPGVGEKTREAEESHAQRKLNAFGLWVKCFFLTTAQSMYQPVRKFFKDILHTENRAATDVYAFMFLVDVVDFIIIVFGFWAFGKHTAATDITSSLSENQVPQAFLVMLLFQFTTMIIDRALYLRKTVLGKLIFQVVLVFGIHVWMFFIVPAVTERLFNLNMVAQLWYFVKCIYFALSAYQIRCGYPTRILGNFLTKKYNYLNLFLFQGFRLVPFLVELRAVMDWVWTDTTLSLSNWMCVEDIYANIFIIKCSRETEKKYPQPKGQKKKKVVKYGMGGLIILFLVCIIWFPLLFMSLVRSVVGIVNHPIDVTVTLQLGGYEPLFTMSAQQQSIKPFTPDDYEDLTRHFDHDPVAMQFITLYGYEDIVTVHIEGSSGSLWSVSPPSREQMRQELLNSSSDITVRFSWSFQRDLGKGGTVETAFDKHSTDLVPGAPERLQLAQLLEGTRDAPVQVANLFPRYVRAPNDVDAEPVEQLLPDGHNSYLDVEVQLKRERRGRGSDNFVEWWVLRLKDAPPEDGNILPMIIFNDKVSPPSLGFLAGYGVMGLYVSIVLVIGKFVRGFFSEISHSIMFEELPCVDRILKLCQDIFLVRETGELELEEELYAKLIFLYRSPETMIKWTREK; encoded by the exons cctgcaTTTTCCGCTTCAATGTCTTCTCCCTGGTGTACCTGCTCTTTCTGCTGATCCTACCCTGGTTCTCAGGACCCAAACGGGGCTCTGCCACAG GTCATGCTGGATGCATCCTCAAATGTCTGCTGGCAACCAGCAGCCTCTTCGTCCTTGCCCACTTGGTTTTCCAGATAGGCGTGTACACAATTCCTGCTTGGAATTGGCTGCGGGAGCCCAACT gcagctcctgggaggTCCTTTTTGAGCACATTGGGGTTACAAG GCTGTATTCGAGCGACATTCCCAACGTGGTGCGTCTTGTGGCACCTGATTTTGGCATCCTGCTGATCTCAGTCATCTCCTTGTGCCTGTGCCGCCTCATGCCCAAGACCTACCCTGCCTCCTACAGCCAGAGACCGGAGTTCCTGGGCTTCCCTGAGCTG AGGGAAGAGAATGCGAGTCGGCACAGATGCGCGGCCCACGCATCCCGGCCACTGCGCAAACGGCTGTTGCGTAAGGCTCACTGGCTGCTCTGGGAGGCTGGAAAGGTACTGGCCAACCTGCTGCTGGCCTTGGCAG GGATCACCCTGCCCTCCGCCTCCTCCAGCATCTACTACCTGTTCTTcttggggctgtgcctgtgGTGGGCCTGTCACCTCCCCACCAGCCGCCAGGCCTTCAACATCCTCTACGTCCTTGTCGGGGTCTACAGCTCCAGCCACCTCCTCTGCCTCTATGTCTATCAGACACCCTTTGTCCAGAAGATCTTCCCGCCTTCCACCATCTGGGCACG ACTGTTTGGCTTCAAGGACATCATCCTTTACCACAACTGCTCCCAGACCAACACCCTGGAGCTCAACACCAGCCACCCCTGGCCTGTCTACGCCAACCCCGgcatcctgctcctgctctgctacGCTGCGGCCACCGTGGTGAAGCTGCGCTGGCGGTACTCCTCG AGAGCCATGTCGTTGCCAGAGCTGCCGGCCAGGGTGCAGATGGAGCTGGGGAACTGGCCCAGACACACTGACAGCATGGCTGAGGACACTGACAGCGTGGCTGAGGACACTGGTGGCATTGCTGAGCTCACTGGTGGCACGGCTGAGGACACGGGTGGTGTTGCTGGGGACACCAGCGGCATGGCTGAGGTCACCGAG CCCATGTTGTCCTCCCGCTCTGAGGGGCCGAACGTCGACACTGAGAACTGCACAGTCCACATCATGAACTCCCAAGAAT GCAAGAAGCCTACAGTGGAGTGGCTGCCCCTGCGCATCCTGACCTTTTTCATCATGAGACAGAGCTACATCTGTGCCCTCATCTCCATGCTG GTGTGGAGCATCACCTACCACAGCTGGCTGacctttgtgctgctgctgtggtcgTGCCTCATCTGGACGGTGCGGAACCGCCGGAACTTTGCCATGCTCTGCTCGCCCTTCATTCTCCTCTACGGCATTGCTCTGTGCAGCCTGAACTACGTGTGGTCCATGGACCTGGTCCATGAGCTGCCCACCTATGCTGGCTTCATGAGTCTTCATCAGCTGGGGCTGATGCACCACAGACATCCCTTCTTTGTGCTGGGGGCAAAG ctcctgctcatCCTCCCCTTCTGGCCACTGCTGCGGCAGTTCATTGAGGAGAAGGTGCTAAAGAGGCCCTTGACCACCAAGGTCCCGAAGATGTCCCTCTCAGAGTCAG AAGTCAACCATGCGCGGGACATGCTGAAGACGCTGgggtctgtgctgctgaatTTCTTTGCCAAGTTCTGGATCTGTGTCTGTGGCGGCATGTTCATCGTAGTGAGCTTCATCGGCCGCCTTGTCGTCTACAAGATTGTCTAcatgctcctcttcctcctctgcctcatcCTCTTCCAG gtgtACTACAGCCTGTGGCGCAAGGTGCTGAAGGGCTTCTGGTGGCTGGTGGTGGCGTACACCATGCTGGTGCTCATCGCCAGCTACACCTATCAGTTTGAGGACTTCCCCATGTACTGGAGGAACCTGACAGGCCTCACTGATAACCA GCTGAAGGACATGGGCTTGGAGCAGTTCAGTGTCTCCGAGCTCTTCTACAACATCCTCATCCTGGGCTTCTTCCTCCTGGCCTGCATCCTCCAGCTCCATTACTTCCACGAGCACTTCATGCACATCACCGACCTGCAGTATGCTCACCAGCCCAATGTGTCAatcttctccatccctgg GCTGACGAAGGCACGGGCTGCGGCTGATTCCGAGGGTGCCAGgaccagcatctccagggagtCACTGG CAACCAACAAATGGAAGCTGGTTCTGGAGCGCCTGGCCGTGCTGGGCCAGACCTTCTCGAACATGCTGACTCGCGTGGAGGTCTTTGTGAGGCGTCTGCTGGAGCTGCACATCCTCAAGCTGGTGGCTCTTTACACTGTCTGGGTGGCCCTGGAGGAG GTCTCGGTGATGAActtcctgctggtgctgctgtggacCCTCGCCATGCCCTACTGCCGCTTCCGCCGCATGGCCTCGTGCCTCTCCACCGTCTGGACCTGCGTCATCATCGTCTGCAAGATGCTCTACCAGCTTGAGATCGTTGAGCCCCGCGAGTACTCCAGCAACTGCACTCAG CCCCTGCTCAATGCCACCAACCTGAGTCGGGAGGAGATGGGCAACTCCACACTGTACCGTGGCCCCGTGGATCCTGCCAACTGGTTTGGTGTCCGGAAGGGGTTCCCCAACCTCGGATATGTCAAG AACCAcctccaggtgctgctgctgctggtgttcGAGGCAGTGGTGTACCGGCGCCAGCAGTACCACCGTGTGCAGCACCGTGAGACGATTCCCATCACTGAGACCATCTTCCCACAGCCAAAGTCGAATGAGAACAAGGACAAGGACACGAAcacgggcagggacacggacACAGGCGGGGACACAGATAGGGACAcggacatgggcagggacatggacagggacaccgacatgggcagggacacgaacatgggcagggacagggacagggacatggacatggacacagacagggacacgggcagggacacagaCAGGGAGAAGGACACAGGCAGGAACACCAACACGGACAAGAAATTAGACCGCGACCGGAACCTCGTCTCATGTGCCAAATACTTAGTCAACTACTTCTACTACAAGTTTGGCTTggag ATCTGCTTCCTGATGATGGTGACCGTAATCGGGCAGCGGATGAACTTCCTGGTGATCCTGCACGGCTGTTGGCTTGTGGTCATGATGACACTGCGGCGCCGGGCGGCCATCGCCCGCCTCTGGCCCAAGTACTGCCTCTTCCTCGTCATCTTCTTCCTCTACCAGTACCTGCTGTGCGTGGGCATGCCACCTGCCCTCTGCAGGG ACTATCCATGGCGATGGAACGTCCCCATGAACTCGGCACTCATCAAGTGGCTCTACCTGCCTGACTTCGTCATGCCCCCCAAAGCCACCAATCTCATCA ACGacttcttgctgctgctgtgcgCGGCGCAGCAGTGGCGCGTGTTCGAGGCCGAGCGCTCTAAGGAttggcaggaggcagcaggcgaCAACAAGGAGCGGTTCGACCACGAGAAGGACCCCTACAACCCCGAGGAGAACTTTCTCCTCTGCCG GTGCTACCTGGACATGGTGAAGGTGGTGATCTTTCGCCATCTCTTCTGGTTCGTGCTGGTGGTGATCTTCATCACCGGGTCCAACCGCATCAGCCTCTTTGGCCTCGGCTACCTGCTGGCCTGCTTCTACCTCCTCCTCTTCGGCACGGCCATGCTGTGCAAGCCGACCCGACCCCGCCTGGTGGTCTGGGACTGCCTCATCCTCTACAACATCACAGTCATCATCTCCAAAAACATGCTGTCG ctcctctcctgcgTCTTTGTGCATCAGATGCAGAACAACTTCTGCTGGGTGATCCAGCTCTTCAGCCTCGTCTGCACCGTCACGGGCTACTATGACC CCAAGGAGATGGGCAAGGACCTTGACTGCTCACTGCCCGTGGAGGAGGCAGGAATCATCTTGGATAGCATCTGCTTCTTCTTCCTACTGGTCCAGCGGCGTATTTTCCTCAGCAGCTACTACGTGCATGTCCTGTGGGACCTCAGGGCCTCTACCCTGCAGCCTTCCAG gggTGTTGTGCTGTTCCAGGCCAGCATCACAAAGAACCTGCACGCCCACCAAAGAGCTGAGAGGAAGTCACTGGCCCAGCTGAAGCGGCA gatggaGCGGATCCGAGCCAAGCAGGACAAGTACCGGCAGGAGCAGCTGTCCCGTAGCATCACTGAGGAACAGGATGAGGCTGGGACAG TGCTGCATTCTGGGGAATACTACCTCTTTGAGTCGGacagcgaggaggaggaggaggaggtgccaGAGGAGTTGCAGTCGGGGAGGCAGGGCCCCTTCCAG CTCATCCACCAGGCCATGACAACCAACACCAAGACAGTGCTCCGGCAGCAGAAACGGCGAGAGCAACCCCGTGCTGAGGGTGCTGCAG GAGACCGTGGAAGGAGAGAGGCAGAGTCAGAGGCTGAAGAGCCTGAGCATGAGGAGGAAGTGACTGTGACAGGTTCTGGTCTGTCTGCAG agcagagcaacGTGTTGCATCGGGCACTGAACATGCTGCGGTTCCtgtggctgctgtgccaggccGTGGTGGACGGGCTGACGCAGTGGATGGAGGACTGCACCCGGGAATACCTGGACATGTTCAATATCCTATATGTAGAGAGATATAAGATTGCTGTGCGGCTGGCCTCT GGACAGAAGATGAACGAGGAGATCCTGGATGAAATGTACATTGAGCAGTCACTGGAGCAGATACCAGAGCAGCcgctggagcagctgccagagcagctgcctGAGGGGCCACCAGAGGGGCCCCCAGAGGAGCTGAGCCCATGCAGGTCTTTGACTACAGACTCCCAAAACGGCGCTGCTGCCAGGCAGGTGCAGAGAGACTCCCCAAGGGAGCAGTTGGCAGTGCCGCAGACAGTGGGGCTCGCACTccctgagggcagccaggagcagctgatgtCTGAGGGGTCCCAAGAGGATGTGGCTGGGTCTCAGCAGCGCCTGTCCGTGCTCCTGAACCGCAGGAGGACGGCCGGTGAGCTCCTCCTGATCAG GAAGCCAATCACTCCACCGTTGAAGGAGGCAGAGCTTTTCTATCAGTCGCACAACCGGTTCCTgaagctgctcctggctggatACCACTGTGTGACCGCCCACTCTGAGCTGGTCTGCTACTTCATCATCATCCTCAACAACATAGTGTCCGCCTCCATCATCTCCCTCTTTCTGCCcatcctcatcttcctctgggccATGCTCTCCATCCCCCGGCCCACCAAGCGCTTCTGGATGACTGCCATCATCTTCACTGAG GTGATGCTGCTGGTGAAATACCTCTTCCAGTTCGGGTTCTTCCCCTGGAACAGCTACACCACACTGCTGCGCAATGAGGGCAAACCCTTCTTCCCACCACGCATCCTGGGCTTGGAGAAGAGCACCCGCTACCTCAAGTATGACCtcttccagctcctggccctctTTTTCCATCGCTCCCTGCTGCAG GGCTATGGGTTATGGGACTATGATGAGGACTCCGTATCCAAGATGAAGATGGAGGCGAAGtgggcagaggaagaggagaagtgGGAGGAAGCAGCGCCCCCATCGCTGATGGTGTCtgaggaagggatggaggcttCAGAAGAGCCAGGAGCACCAGGCTCAAACATGAGATCGGAGTCGGAGGGTGATGCCATGGAGCAGGAAGAGGGGAGTGAGGCCATGGAGCTCCGCTGCAGGAAGAAGACGAGTCAGGGGAGGAAGACACCAGAGAGAGGGAGCACCAGTTCCCTGCTCTCACAAGGGCGGCAAGGCTGGCACCGCCACAGTATGGCCCTGCTGGACCCTAACTGTTCTGTGTGCTTAGCCTTACTTCCAGGGGTTGGGGAGAAGACgagagaggcagaagagagCCATGCTCAGAGGAAGCTGAACGCATTTGGATTGTGGGTCAAGTGCTTCTTCCTCACCAC agcacagagcatgTACCAGCCGGTGCGCAAATTCTTCAAGGACATTCTGCACACCGAGAACCGCGCGGCCACCGATGTCTACGCCTTCATGTTCCTGGTCGACGTGGTCGACTTCATCATCATTGTCTTTGGCTTCTGGGCCTTCGGG AAACACACGGCAGCCACCGACATCACCTCCTCGCTGTCAGAAAACCAAGTGCCACAGGCTTTCCTGGTCATGCTGCTCTTCCAGTTCACCACCATGATCATCGACCGCGCGCTCTACCTCCGCAAAACTGTGCTGGGCAAGCTCATATTCCAGGTCGTCCTGGTCTTTGGCATCCACGTCTGGATGTTCTTTATCGTGCCAGCGGTCACTGAAAG GTTGTTCAACCTCAACATGGTGGCCCAGCTATGGTACTTCGTGAAGTGCATCTACTTTGCGCTGTCGGCCTACCAGATCCGCTGTGGTTACCCCACCCGCATCCTGGGCAACTTCCTTACCAAGAAATACAACTACCTCAACCTCTTCCTCTTCCAGGG aTTTCGCCTCGTGCCCTTCCTGGTGGAGCTGCGCGCTGTGATGGACTGGGTCTGGACGGACACCACGCTGTCTCTCTCCAACTGGATGTGTGTGGAGGACATCTATGCCAACATCTTCATCATCAAGTGCAGCCGTGAGACTGAGAAG AAATACCCCCAGCCCAAggggcagaagaagaagaaggttGTGAAGTATGGCATGGGGGGCCTCATCATCCTCTTCCTCGTGTGTATCATCTGGTTCCCCCTGCTTTTCATGTCGCTGGTGCGCTCCGTGGTGGGCATCGTCAACCACCCCATTGACGTCACTGTCACCCTCCAGCTGGGGGGGTATGAG CCACTGTTCACCATGAGCGCCCAGCAGCAATCCATTAAGCCCTTCACCCCCGATGACTACGAAGACCTCACCCGGCATTTCGACCATGACCCG GTGGCTATGCAGTTCATCACCCTCTACGGCTACGAGGACATCGTGACCGTCCACATCGAGGGCAGCTCGGGCTCACTCTGGAGCGTCAGCCCCCCCAGCCGCGAGCAGATGcggcaggagctgctgaatAGCTCCTCCGACATCACCGTCCGCTTCTCCTGGTCCTTCCAGAG GGATCTGGGCAAGGGGGGCACGGTGGAGACCGCCTTTGACAAGCACAGCACTGACCTGGTGCCCGGTGCACCCGAGCGCCTGCAGCTGGCCCAGCTGCTGGAGGGCACCCGGGATGCCCCCGT CCAAGTGGCCAACCTATTCCCCAGATATGTCCGGGCGCCCAACGATGTTGATGCCGAACCTGTCGAGCAGCTCCTGCCGG ATGGCCACAACAGCTACCTGGATGTGGAGGTGCAGCTGAAAAGGGAGCGCAGGGGCCGAGGGAGCGACAACTTTGTGGAGTGGTGGGTGCTGCGGCTGAAAGACGCCCCCCCCGAGGATGGCAACATCCTGCCCATGATCATCTTCAACGACAAAGTCAGCCCCCCGAGCCTGGGCTTCCTGGCTGGCTATGG GGTCATGGGGCTGTACGTGTCCATCGTGCTGGTGATTGGGAAGTTCGTGCGGGGGTTCTTCAGTGAGATCTCTCACTCCATCATGTTCGAGGAGCTGCCGTGTGTGGATCGGAtcctgaagctgtgccaggataTTTTCCTGGTGCGGGAGACGGGcgagctggagctggaggaagagCTCTACGCCAAGCTCATCTTCCTCTACCGCTCGCCCGAGACCATGATCAAGTGGACACGGGAGAAGTAA